GTCCCTGCTAGGGTCCCATCGCGTGTTCTGGCAGAACGGACATGACAACCCATATCCAAGCCCTTTTCCTGGACAGGGCCTATGGGTGCTATGGGCAGAGGTCCTTTCACAGCCATGTTCCTGTTCCATGTTCTtgctgctctgtcaccctcCAGAGACACAACTGACCTCACCATCCCCTTCATGGACAGACCCTTCCTAGTGGATGATGAGTTTCTGAGACACAACTGAACTTATCACACCAGCTCCATTCATCACCTCCTCATGTCCCAGGGCCCGAACAGATAAAAGTATGATTGTCTTATCAAACTTGTCCAATGTGTTTCCCGCTAACGACTGCAGAGGAGAAACATTCTTCACAGGAACTGCTGTGTATATGTTGATGCATATTATACCTATTTGTTTTgatctttttgttcttcttctttttcctattcTGTCTTCAAAAACCTTTAAAGACTTTGGAGGAAGGGTCTGAGGAAGAATAAAGGTGCTGCAGgatgtttattttgcttacaAACACAGAGAGCAGGGGTTACCCTTATCTCAGCCACTCAAGCcacaagagaaaagcagacagtGATTTAAAAAGGAGTTGAAAACATTATCACAAGTAAAAAACATAAACATATAGAAGACAGCAATGCCAGCAATGAGTGTCATTAGAAGTGCTATGCAGAAGGTCAGGAATTTATTGCACCACAGATCCTTACAGTTATAAGTtcccacactgcatccttgaggTCCTTGATCCTCATGCTGTAGATGAGAGGATTCACTGCTGGAGGAACCACTGCATATAGAAATGACACCACTAAGTCTGTGGATGGGTGCGAGAAGGAGTGAGGTTTCAGGTAGGCAAACACGGCAGTGCTGACAAACagggagaccacggccaggtgagggaggcacgtggaaaaggctttgtgccgtccctgctcagaggggatcctcagcactgacctgaagatctgcacataggacactacaatgaaaacaaaacagccaaatgcTAAAAAGACACTAAACACAAGAAGCCCAAACTCCCTCATGGCAGCATCcgagcaggagagcttgaggatctgtgggatttcacagaagaactggtccaCAGCATTACCCtggcagagggacagggaaaatgtattggccgtgtgcagcagagcagtgagaaacccagcgccccaggcagctgctgccatgtggacacaagctctgctgcccaggagggtcccgtagtgcaggggtttgcagatggcaacgtagcggtcgtaggacatgaccgtgagaagaaaatactctgcAGCAAAAAAGAACAACACAAAGAAGACCTGGGCAACACATCCCATGTAGGAGATAGTCCTGGTGtcccagagggaattggccatgGATTTAGGCAAAGTAgtggagatggatcccaggtcGAGGAaggagaggttgaggaggaagaagtacatggggatgtggaggtggtggtcacaggcaatggtggtgatgatgaggccgttgcccaggagggcagccaggtagatgcccaggaagagccagaagtgcaagagctgcagctcccgtgtgtctgcgaatgccaggaggaggaactgggtgatggagctgctgttggacatctgctgcctctggtcATGGAGCActgtgagaaggaaaaggacagGGACAATTTAGTGTAGATTTCTCTGAGccaaatcaaagccatttccaggccctccccccccccaacccccccaaccccgcTGCTGCACacatcctttcccttttcttgcaGCCCTTCCTTGAGCTCCGTGCCTGGAGCCCTgtcagcccaggacacacatGACACATTTCACAAACCCAATAGCATTTTCTCACTCGAAGCATCTCTGTGATTCTCCATAGAACTTTCAGATAGCACAAAGGTGTGGTAGGACATGTTTGCATCCTGCAGGAAAGCTCACAGCTTGGAAGGAAACCTCAAGGAGAGCCAAGTGT
This window of the Cuculus canorus isolate bCucCan1 unplaced genomic scaffold, bCucCan1.pri scaffold_153_arrow_ctg1, whole genome shotgun sequence genome carries:
- the LOC128850662 gene encoding olfactory receptor 14A16-like; the protein is MSNSSSITQFLLLAFADTRELQLLHFWLFLGIYLAALLGNGLIITTIACDHHLHIPMYFFLLNLSFLDLGSISTTLPKSMANSLWDTRTISYMGCVAQVFFVLFFFAAEYFLLTVMSYDRYVAICKPLHYGTLLGSRACVHMAAAAWGAGFLTALLHTANTFSLSLCQGNAVDQFFCEIPQILKLSCSDAAMREFGLLVFSVFLAFGCFVFIVVSYVQIFRSVLRIPSEQGRHKAFSTCLPHLAVVSLFVSTAVFAYLKPHSFSHPSTDLVVSFLYAVVPPAVNPLIYSMRIKDLKDAVWELITVRICGAINS